From the genome of Brassica oleracea var. oleracea cultivar TO1000 chromosome C4, BOL, whole genome shotgun sequence:
NNNNNNNNNNNNNNNNNNNNNNNNNNNNNNNNNNNNNNNNNNNNNNNNNNNNNNNNNNNNNNNNNNNNNNNNNNNNNNNNNNNNNNNNNNNNNNNNNNNNNNNNNNNNNNNNNNNNNNNNNNNNNNNNNNNNNNNNNNNNNNNNNNNNNNNNNNNNNNNNNNNNNNNNNNNNNNNNNNNNNNNNNNNNNNNNNNNNNNNNNNNNNNNNNNNNNNNNNNNNNNNNNNNNNNNNNNNNNNNNNNNNNNNNNNNNNNNNNNNNNNNNNNNNNNNNNNNNNNNNNNNNNNNNNNNNNNNNNNNNNNNNNNNNNNNNNNNNNNNNNNNNNNNNNNNNNNNNNNNNNNNNNNNNNNNNNNNNNNNNNNNNNNNNNNNNNNNNNNNNNNNNNNNNNNNNNNNNNNNNNNNNNNNNNNNNNNNNNNNNNNNNNNNNNNNNNNNNNNNNNNNNNNNNNNNNNNNNNNNNNNNNNNNNNNNNNNNNNNNNNNNNNNNNNNNNNNNNNNNNNNNNNNNNNNNNNNNNNNNNNNNNNNNNNNNNNNNNNNNNNNNNNNNNNNNNNNNNNNNNNNNNNNNNNNNNNNNNNNNNNNNNNNNNNNNNNNNNNNNNNNNNNNNNNNNNNNNNNNNNNNNNNNNNNNNNNNNNNNNNNNNNNNNNNNNNNNNNNNNNNNNNNNNNNNNNNNNNNNNNNNNNNNNNNNNNNNNNNNNNNNNNNNNNNNNNNNNNNNNNNNNNNNNNNNNNNNNNNNNNNNNNNNNNNNNNNNNNNNNATTTATATATAAAATATTTTCATATTGATTTATTTTTATTTTAAATTTTAATTTATTATTAAATTAAATAATTTTAATTATTTTTTAATTATATTTTTAAATTCTGTAAAAATAATAAAAATGAAGTAAATTCGTAGCTAATGTACGACCTCTTTACGTGGAAACCTTACGAGGAAATGACGAGAAACAGTTAACGACTATTTTACGAGGAAACATATGCGAGGAAAAGTTTACGAGTATTTTACGAGGAAATCGTTTCGTGTTTGTTACGTGTATTTTGCGAGGAAACTCTTTCAAGGTATTTACGTGTAGGTTACGAGGAACTCATTTCGAGGTATTTACGAGGAATTGTAGCGACGTCCTTGCGTGGAATATTGACGTGGTCTTTACGACGAATCGCCCTACTTCGTCTTTACGACGAAATATATTCCTCGCTAAGTTACGACGAATTAGCGAGGAAATATGTGTTACGACGGACGAGTAACGAGCAAAGGGCGGTTTTCCTCGCTATTTCGTCGTAAAGCCTCTTTTACGACGAAATAACGAGGAAAACCGCCCTTGTTAAGGTTATGTTTTCTTGTAGTGATTATTTAGTCACCACATGGTGGTGTAGTTATTGTTCTTGTAAACAAATCTTGTTCAGCTACAAACTTGATTTGTGTGTGCCATCCTTGTATAAAATAGATTCAGTATGACATTAATTTAAGAAAAAAAACTGAGCTCATTTCATTTGAATTTCTCATTTGCTTTTTTTTTTGGTCTCTTGAAAACATGTTAACATAGAGTTCTTAGCACATCCCAAACAGAATAAAAAACATAAAGAAGATTTATCACAACCAGAGATAATTAAGCTCACAATAGCTCTTTTTGTTTCTTTTTTCCAATACTGAATAAATATTTCTGCTCATGGGGAGGCTTCATACTAGCAGATTCTAGGTATGTTTCTCCAGTAGGATGACCCTAAGGAGGCCATAGGATCTACATTGGAAGAAGGTGGTGGCTTGTGTGGCTCCACCCTGTTATTACCCTGATGGTGTCCTATCAATATTCCGCTCGGTGAGGCCTCCTTTAGGATCTCTGTCGTCTGGTACCAATCAGGTAACGGAGTGGTTGAAGGGAAACTGTTGAGAAGGCTCTTCAACATGTCGTCGTCGTCATCCGCTGTTGCCTTCAACATCGTTGCCTCATTGTGCTTCTCGTAAAGATTAGAGTTTGATTCTGTTCATTTTAAGATTAATATGTATTAAACACAAATTAACATGAAATACATGATTAGTAAAAATCAAATATGTATTCGATATTACCGAAGATCCAAACTAGATTCGGTTTCACTTTGATTAAAGACATCTACTTGGCTTTTTTTTTGGATCAAATCATATCTACTAGGCCTTCTATTAAATATAAATTAATGGTTATACCAAAAAATAATGTATAAGTGAAAATGGTTTGAATTCATATAACGCTTCTTACCAAATGATGATTGATGAGAAGAGCTTAGATGATCTATCAACCGATTCTCAAAATCCATCTTCACTCTCTTGTCTTGATCCTCACATAGACCACTCGAAGAAACCCTAGCGTCCTTGAAGATTCCGCCGCGAGACAAGGCTCGAGATTCCTCCAAGAGGGCGTCAAGTAATCCACTGTTCCCCGCAGGTGAATCAAGACGGACATTATTGTCAAGCATAATATTAGAAGTGCACGACTGAGTCGGTGTTTGGTTTGAAGGAAGCTCTAGGACGGTAGTGTCTAGTCCTAAAGAGAAATAACTCGGTATCGTCTCATGATCTCTAATAAGACTCGTAGCGTCAATGTCTTTCTTACTGATAACGTTTGTGTCCAAATTCTCTGACATGAGTTCAAGAAGTTGGTCGGGATTACATAACTCATTCGACGATGAGGATGAGGAAAAAGGAAGAGAGAAAACAAACTGGTTATTGTCATTCTCAAAGCTATTGTTGTAAGGAGAGAACATATTGGGGATCTGATTAAGGCCGGGATTAGTAGAGATTAAGGGATCTAAACACAGCTCTTTTGGAGGTTGAGAAGATGATGAAGAGAATGAAGACGAGGATGGTGAAGTATTAGAGGAATTAGTGTATTGAATCATATTTTGGTGATTAGGATGGTCTTTGTTTGGGAACTGAAAGCATCTAATCTCAAACTCATCATCATTACCAATCCCTAGATGCTGAATCTCGTGAGGGTATAAAGGCAAACCAGCTCGTTGTCTTCTCTTTATCCTCGTGTTCCAATAGTTTTTGATTTCGTTGTCAGTTCTTCCAGGTAACTACAATAGAAAAAAAACCTTTACAACTAAAAGGATAAAAAAAAAAGCAATAGAAGAGATGCAAGATTAATCATGCCAAACCAAAGAGACGGTAGATTCAAAACACACTGAAACATGCAGTTTATGTGTTTAAGTAGAAAATTTTAATTGCATATAAAAATTTAAAGCTCTGTAATTCTAGAATTGAAGTAACAAATAAGGAGAATAATAAGTGATTTTTTAAATGAGAAAATATTGTTTATGAGAAAATAAACCTGAGAAGCCATACGAGCCCATTTGTTACCCAACTTAGCGTGAAGCTCGATGATGATCTTCTCTTCATCAGGACTAAAGGATCCTGTCCTTAGATTTGGCCGGAGATGGTTCGCCCACCGTAGACGGCAGCTTTTCCCACACCGGAGCAAGCCTGAGTTCTTCTGCACCGCGTTCCAGTTACCTTCACCGCGTTTCCTCACGTACTCCGTCAAGATCGCATCCTCTGTCGTCGTCCATGGACCTTTCTTCAGCCCTCTCGCCGTCGACGTCTCTTCACCACCGTCCATATTCGGAAGGAAGACGGGAACTCTCCGATCAAGGAGGAAAAAGAGGACTTGTTCTCTCTATTACTTGATGTATACGATGTTTGTAAGAGTGTATATTTGTATATATAAGTATTTTTATGTGTTATGAAAATTAGATATATAAAGAAAGAAAGAAAGGGTGAATTGTCTTTTTGGGGGTGTTTGGTGTATATATTTGGAAGTGATTAAATTTTATATTAATTATTACGTAATAATTTGTTGTTATTACGTGCTTTATGTAAACATTAATGCGTTCTTTTGTCTCTTTCTATCTCTTTGGTCTTTTCCACAAGAGAAGACAGAGAGGATTCAAGAAATTACAGGCGTTGAGAGAAAGAAAATATAATTGTTATGTATTTGGACCAATTAAAGATATTGTGATAACTATGAGAAGTCCACATGTTTTCTTTTTAAGAAAAATCTATCAACTTTTAGAGATGTTGTTTGTGTATGTATCTTAATAGATTTAGAAATTTATGATTTTATTTAGATTCGAATCCGATATAGATTTTTCAATTTAATACTGAAAAATTCTATATGATTTTCAAAAAAAAATAAAATATATATATACACATAAACGAGTAACACTTTTTAGTGACTTAACTTCATATTTTACAATGTATTTCAACTCTTTTATTCTTTATTTGTATGTTTATAAGTCGTTCTCAATACAGTATTCCGTGGTACTTAGTCAAAGCGCCGTGTATTTGAATTTTGATGTTAACAGAGAATCTAATGGAAAATGACTTGTTAGACCCATTAATATTTTTTATGAAACATAGGCAAACACTCGAATTAAGTATGAGTGTATGACCAAGCTATAAACATTAATTAAGTTGATTGTTCTAAAGAAAAAATTAATTAAATTGAGATTTATATAAATAAATAAAGGAGAGGAGTAGGAGTGAGCTTCTTTCACGGCCGCGCATTGCATGCCTGATGGAATGGGACGTTCTCTTCAAAGACGCGGTTTTCTCTTGCACTACTACTCTTACTCATTTTCTTTTCCCCTACGCATTTTCTATCTTTCTTCTCGCTTTGTTTAAATTCTTTTTTCAAACGCCAAAATAAATAATGTAATGATTTATAGATTATTACATTTTTATTTAGGTCAGAGAAAGAGATATGAATCAAAGGTGATTTTGTGCGATATTTCATGCAAAATTACGTTGGCATGATCACTTTTCATATGGGCACATTTTTTATCACAGGAGTTTGTGTCTTACAAGCAAATACTTCTTTTTAGAGAAAATTCCCCAAAGTGTCAAATTGTATTTGAAGTTTTGAACACTCCTCTTCACAGATTCTTTCATTAAAGCACTATTAAGTGGTGACAGAGAGATGTTTAAAAATGAGTTAGAAGCAATTGATAGCTATTAACGAAGAGAAGAGAAAGGTAATAAATAATTTAAATAAATTGTTGGTAATATTTTTTTGTCGTATAAACATATTTCACGAGTTACACAACTTATTTTTGTTATAAAAAACTGATTAGCATTGATTCATTTAAATATTTTTATTTAGAAATAAAGTGATTATTGTATATTTTAGCTGGCAAAAGCTTGTAGTTATAGTGAAACATATAACTTGTGGAATGTGTCTTTTATATAAAAATAATTTATTTTAACATCAACACTATTTCTAAATAATTAACATTATTGCCACCTACAATGAATAACATACATTATTTCTGATAAAATTTCTACCTATAATTTTTTTTTTGCGATATATAAAATTCATTGGAAAAGATCATACTATTTTAACGAAAACTTCATAAAATATGTATTTCTAAATTAAAAACAATTATCAAATCATTTCGTATGTTATTCTACTCATGTAATGAAGGTGTTTTAGTAATGTATTAGTGATGGCTGCTCAAATGGTACATGATTCAGTGACAAATGTTTTATATGATGTGGTAATTGACTCAACATAACTCATCATTTGACTTCTTCAAAGGGATATATTGACTACAACTTATGAATATGGATATGTAAAGTTTTAAATAATTGAGTTAAAATATGTGCGCGCAATTTATTAGCTTTAGACACATCGTTTTGAGTTACATAGAAGCATGAATATGTCAATATCTCGACTATTATATATATATATACTTCAATATTGGGATTTAATATTCTTTTTTTCAGAACCTAATGTTTTATCTTCTTAGCAAAGTCTCAAGCTCAAGAGAAATGCAGAAGTAGGAAACAGTTCGAGACAGAGGGAGGGAGACTGGGAGAGAGAGATGAAAACTCTTTAACGAAAACAAATTAGGTCGATAGAGAGAAGGAACAAGATCTTTAAATAATTAATTGGTTTACTATCCTCTAGACTATATTTGCGAAGTGATTTTGCCACATATACTCTATACAATCAATTTCACAAAACAAATATGACATGACTACTGAAATTGATGACTACTGAAATTGATGACATGGCTTCCGGAAAAATATGACATGGATAATTTCATTTAATGTTGATTTATATTTTTGGCAAACTTATTAGAATATGTTAATAATTCATATATTACATTTAATATTGATATTTCTTTTTGGTAATTTTTTTTTAAAATATGGTAATAACTCATACATCATCTATAA
Proteins encoded in this window:
- the LOC106340604 gene encoding transcription factor MYB28-like — encoded protein: MDGGEETSTARGLKKGPWTTTEDAILTEYVRKRGEGNWNAVQKNSGLLRCGKSCRLRWANHLRPNLRTGSFSPDEEKIIIELHAKLGNKWARMASQLPGRTDNEIKNYWNTRIKRRQRAGLPLYPHEIQHLGIGNDDEFEIRCFQFPNKDHPNHQNMIQYTNSSNTSPSSSSFSSSSSQPPKELCLDPLISTNPGLNQIPNMFSPYNNSFENDNNQFVFSLPFSSSSSSNELCNPDQLLELMSENLDTNVISKKDIDATSLIRDHETIPSYFSLGLDTTVLELPSNQTPTQSCTSNIMLDNNVRLDSPAGNSGLLDALLEESRALSRGGIFKDARVSSSGLCEDQDKRVKMDFENRLIDHLSSSHQSSFESNSNLYEKHNEATMLKATADDDDDMLKSLLNSFPSTTPLPDWYQTTEILKEASPSGILIGHHQGNNRVEPHKPPPSSNVDPMASLGSSYWRNIPRIC